Below is a window of Geomonas oryzisoli DNA.
GGTCATGGTGATGCAGCAGGTGGAGCTGAACGAACTGACCCGCAGGCATGCCAAGTTCCTGGTCCGGATCATCGGCGAAGACGTCACCTTGAAGACCTCCTTCAGCAACGAGAAGCTGTTGGTACTGGCCGACAGCGGCCAGTTGGAACAGGTGCTGATGAACCTCGCCACCAACGCCAGGGATGCCATGCCCGCCGGCGGGGAACTGACCATCAAGACCGAGCTGGTCACCCTCGGCAAGGAATTCCATCGCCAGTACGGCTACGGCGTCCCCGGGCGCTACGCTCTCATCACCGTCGCCGATACCGGCACCGGGATGGATGCCGAAACGCAGCAGAAGATCTTCGAGCCGTTCTTCACCACCAAACTCCCCGGGCGCGGCACGGGGCTCGGCATGTCGATCGTGTACGGGATCATCAAGCAGCACGGGGGCTACATCACCGTCTTCAGCCAGGCCGGCTTCGGCACAGCCTTCAGCATCTATCTGCCCCTGATCACCGAGAAGGCGCAGTCGAGTGAGAAACCGGCCACCTTCATCCCCGAAGGTGGGAGTGAGACCATCCTCGTCGTCGAGGATGACGCAGCCGTGGGGCGGCTGGTCGAGTCAGTTCTGAAGAGGTACGGCTACCAGGTCATACTCGCGAGCAGCGGCGACGAAGCGTTGCAGCTTTTCGCGTCGAGGTGGCGCGAGATCAGCCTGGCGCTTCTGGACGTCATCATGCCCAAGATGAACGGCAAGCAACTCTGCGAGGAATTGCGCCGACTTGCACCGCAGTTGAAAGTCCTTTTCCTGAGTGGCTACACGGCGGACGTCATCCAGGACAAGGGGATTTTCCTGGAAGAGGGGGTCGACATCATCAAGAAACCGGCCCGCCCCATCGAACTGGCCAAGAAGGTGCGGGAAATGCTCGACACCTGATCCCCTTCCCCAGCCGCGAACAGGGTAGGGGAATGGCCCATTCGCGATTAAACTATTAATTTTCGGCTACTTACAGAGGTATTGTTATGCTTATTGAGAACATCACCATGGATGAGTTTGCCCGTGGGCTGGAGGGGTGTAAAACCGTTTACATTCCTTTTGGATCGGTCGAAGAACACGGCAGCCATCTGCCGCTTTCCACCGACACCATAGAGGCTTACGAAGTCGGAAAACGTGCGGCCGAGCGGATTCCGCTGTTTGTGGCGCCGCCGGTGCATTATGGCTGCTGCCGCTCGACATCGCGCCATCCGGGCACCGTGTCCATCAGCACGGCGACCCTCAAGGCGTTGCTCAAGGACATCGTACGTTCGCTGCACGCCCAGGGGCTGACCAATTTCATCGCGCTTACCGGGCACGCCGGCGGTTCGCACCGGATGGCGCTGCAGGATGCCGGCGAGGAATTGATCCAGGAACTGCCCGAGATCAACATGGCCGTGGTCACCGAGTACGAACTTGCCAAGGACAGCGGCGCCCATCTGATCGAGACCCGCGGCGACGCGCATGCCGGCGAGATCGAGACCTCGCGCATCATGCATTCGCATCCGCACCTGGTCAAAGGACTCGCTCCCGAAGAGTACCCGAATTTCCCGACCGGGATCCTGGTCCGTGACAAGCGGAGCTTCTGGCCCGGCGGAGTCTGGGGGAATCCGGGCAAAGCGAGCGCGGAAAAGGGAAAGATCCTGGAATCACTGGTGGCCGACAAGGTGGTCGAGCTGGTCAAGGCCCTGGAGAGCCGCCGCTGGTAATCGCCCAAAAAAGCGGCTTCCAAATTTGCCCTGTAGAGGGACTTTTCGATCGGGTGCAGGGGTAACCTTGCACCCGATTTTGCTACAGGAGCGCCAGGAGGGCTTTTAGGCCGATCCGGTGGCGACGACCTGCGAAAAAGTTCGACGGATGAGTTGGGCACCGAGACGTGCCGGGGTGAATGAGAGAGTCGCTCGACCGGTCGCTGCATCGTCGACCCGCAGGCTAGGACGGTTGCCTCGAAGGCGCAGTGATCGACCAAGGGTGGACCCGGGTAGCACTGATCCGGGAAGAAGGGACACGGTGACGGCGTACGCGGTCCCACGAGAATAAAAACAGTAAAGCAGCCGGCAGGTCAGCGGCAGATTGCGACAGCGAGGATCGACGATCGTAAAGGCCGGGGGCATTCCTATTTCATAAGCTGGTTGGCAGGTCGGCAGGGCCTCCAGAAGATAGGGGGTGCCGCCGGGGGCCGTGCTGGACATATACAGACCTTCAACTTGACATAATATATCTTATGGGACAAACAGAAGCCCAATCCCCTCATTGCCGCCGCCCACCACTCGCGCGACTCTCGGTTTTGGGTATCTAGGTCATGAGCCGCCTTGGGTGCCTGCTGCAGACGTAGTATTCCTTCATCCCCAACAGCAATGACATCTATCCCTTTCATGGTATGTGGAAATACGGGATGTGTATTGTCACGTTTGATCAGGGTCCTCGTTATTAGTCCCGCATATACAGCTGTGAAGCGGGGAAAGAGGTGCGCCATGAAACATCCCCGCTAGCCCTCCTCATCCCCTCACCTCGTGTGAATCGGCTTCGGATTCTAACCCCGTATCGGCGTCCAAAATCAACCTACTCCACATGAAATATCTCATAGTTACAGTTTTGAAGCGGGTCCCATTGATACCTAAAAGTGGGTTAAATTAGGATTACGATTCACATAGGTATACATTTTTCTGATTGACAGCGGACTAAAACGGGATAAAACCATAATCGTTTTGGCTTAACCAAAACTCGAATTAATCAACCTACTCAAACACCTCCCCACGCAAGCCACTAGAAACTTCTGCTATTAAACCGCTGCCGCCGCTATGAGTTGGAAAGGCGAAGCTGGTACACTTTCGCTCACGGCTGCCTCGGCTCTGATTGTTGTGCTACAACACTATGATGCTATATCGTTCCCGGGGCCAGGCACAGCCCCAGGAGAACGGAGGTGGGAACTGTGCAAAAGAACCCAGTATTGATCATTGCCGCCCTTGAACACCAAGGGTTATACCAGGCACTGCCGCTGTGGGACGAACAGGTTGAGTTCTACACTTTCGCAGCAGCGTCCCGACACATCAACCGCTTTAGAGCCGACCTGATCCTCCTTGACTGCGGCTTCGATGACGAGGACGGACTCATGATGCTCAAGGAGCTAAAGCTAAAAAACGAAGACATACCGGTGATGTTCATCACCAGCGCCGGTTCAGAAAGAACTGCTGTTGATGTGTTTCGGATCGGAGCCATCGACTACGTCAAACAGCCTGTAGACCTGATCGTCCTGAGAAATACGGTAAAGAACCTCCTGGAGGTGCAAAGGAGTGATTCCTGGCCCCAGTGGTGCCGCAAAATCGCCAGCCAGGTCATAGCCACCAGCAACTGCACGGGTCACGATGTCCCGCCACACATTCTGCGCTGCATCACGTACATCAAGGAAAACTTATCGTCTCCCATCTCCCTGGACAATATGGCCAGGGAAGGCGGCCTCAGCAAATCGTATTTCTGCAGGGAATTCAAAAAAACGATGGGTATGACGCCGATGCATTTCCTGTCACGGCTGCGGATAAAACGTTCAAAGGATCTGCTCCGCAAGAATATCCCTATCTCCGCAATAGCAATGAATGTGGGATTTAACGATCTTAGCAGTTTTAACAGGCATTTCCGGGACATGGTGGGCCAAACCCCGACCGATTTCCGGAAGTCCCACTGTCCTGACTAAACGTTGGCATCTGCACAGTAACTCACAGGCGGCCTGCCCCCACCCCGAGCCCGTCTTCCAAAGTCAATATCCGCCCTAACTAAAGCAACCTCAGCATAGTGTCATTTTTCTGGGATGCTATCCTTCTCCGTGCAAGCTCTCCTTGGTCCATTATTACACCTGCATCGCCGTGCTGACTCTCACTGGGGAAAGGGGGTGGAAATGGTACAGCAGTCATTCCGGCACCAGGAGCATACTAAGGAGCAGTGGGAGCTATGTCAAAAATTAAGAATCATTTTAGGGAGGAGAGTATGAATTTTTTTGCCATTCTCGCACTCGCACTTTTGACCGCAACGTCGGCTTTCGGAGCCTCTGCCAAGTTCACCGCAAATGTTGGGACTGTAGCCGTCGTGCACTCCGCGCTGGCTAGCAACGATGCCGATGGCTGGTCCACCGTGCTGCAAGGAGAAATCCATACCGCAACGCCGAAAGACCTGCTGATCGGCGTCTCTCTGGAGACCACCCTGCTTACCGACACCGCGGTCAAGAGCAGTGGTGGCGTGAAGGACACTTCAACGGCCGAATCCGGCATAGAGGTCAAGGTGCTTGTCGACGGGACCGAGGCTGCGCCTGGCGTGGTGGTTTTCGACAGGAGGAAGCAGCAACTTTCAGCGACCCTGGGGGGGTATTACAGCGCGTGCTTGGACCAAAACGGCGACGGCATCACTGACCTGCTCACCGAATGCACCCTCATCCCGGAAGAGATCCAGCTTCTTTTGGACACGACGGCAGCCCACCACTTCAACTTTATCAAGGCCGACCTTGGCCAAGGTGTCCACACCGTGGTCGTCAAGGCAAAGATAAGCAACAGCGCCCAGTTCTCAAACGGGACCGCATCGGCCTCCGCACTTCTTGGCAAAGGCTCACTTAGCGTCGAGGAAGTGCAAGCCATCAATGCCGCCGAGGGGATTGTCATGCAATAACCCCTTTGCAGGTTAGAGCATGAGGCGATGGGGCAACGGAAGAGGATATTCTTCGTAACGTTGCCCCATCACTTTCCCGGAAGGAAACAGCCAAATGGCATAGGCATCGCCTCCAGAAAAAGCACCCCCATCCCCCACGCGCTCTACACCACCACTCCCGCCATCCCCCCCTCCATCCGACCCTGGCTAAAGACGCGGCAAAGACTTCATACGAGAGTTTGAGCAATGCTGCACCAGGTCTCCCCCCCCAAGGCATGATGCGAAACCGACTCTTTCAACATTGCCGGACAAAGACATGAAAAAAACGTTAAGTGTAGCTGCGTAAATGCCGAGTAGGAATTGTGATCGTGCCGACAATGCCTGCTTGTGTTGTTCCATTTAAGGCTTCGTGTATGGACTCTGTTTAGCGAATACTACGACACCAAATCTGCAACCGGGAGGATCCTTATGTCTTGTCTCAAGGTCAGACACCTCTGTCTCATCTTGGCTTTTCTCTACTTACTAGCCCTTCCCTTCCAAGCCTTTGCCACAGAAAAGGTCTACACGCTGGCCATAGTGCCTAATCTTCCCGCGGTTACACTGCATAAAAACTGGACCCCGCTGGTGGAGCACCTTTCCCGCCAGGCGGGCATCAAAATCGAGCTCAAACTCTACGACAAGATCACCGCCTTCCTCGAGGACACCAAGGGGGACCACGTCGACTTCATGTACGCGGCCCCCAACATGTTCTACCTCGCATACCAGAAGCAGAAATACATCCCGCTGGTACGGGGCTCGAACATGCTGCGCGGCCAGGTCTTCGTCCGCAAGGACTCGCCCTACCACCAGGTGAAGGACCTCAAGGGGAAAACGATTGCCATCGTCGGCCCCAAGAACGTATGCAGCGTCATCACCCGCCACGCGCTTATTACCGGCCAGCAGATCGATTTCAACGTATCCTTCAGCGGTTCAACGATCAACGTCGCCAAGAGCGTCCTGGTCGGCAAGGCCGATGCGGGCGCAACGCTGGACAGCAGCATGATCGACGATTTTCCGGAGATGCAGAAGGAGTTCCGGATCATCATGAAAACCCCGGAGGTGGCCTCCCACCCTTTTGCAGCCCACCCCAGAGTCCCCAAAAAGATCAGGGACGCGGTTACCAAGACCCTGCTCGACCTGGACCATACCGAGCAGGGTCGCAAGATGCTGAAAGCGGTCAAACTCACGGCCCCCATCAAAGCAGACTACCAGCGTGATTATGCGTTCTTTGCGGACGTCAACTTCGACCTGCTGGACAAACAGCAGTCCCAATAACACAATCCTGCGATGTTAAAGCGCCTCGAAGTAAAGATCATCGTATCGTTGGCCCTGATCCTGACCGCCATG
It encodes the following:
- a CDS encoding creatininase family protein, with product MLIENITMDEFARGLEGCKTVYIPFGSVEEHGSHLPLSTDTIEAYEVGKRAAERIPLFVAPPVHYGCCRSTSRHPGTVSISTATLKALLKDIVRSLHAQGLTNFIALTGHAGGSHRMALQDAGEELIQELPEINMAVVTEYELAKDSGAHLIETRGDAHAGEIETSRIMHSHPHLVKGLAPEEYPNFPTGILVRDKRSFWPGGVWGNPGKASAEKGKILESLVADKVVELVKALESRRW
- a CDS encoding helix-turn-helix domain-containing protein encodes the protein MGTVQKNPVLIIAALEHQGLYQALPLWDEQVEFYTFAAASRHINRFRADLILLDCGFDDEDGLMMLKELKLKNEDIPVMFITSAGSERTAVDVFRIGAIDYVKQPVDLIVLRNTVKNLLEVQRSDSWPQWCRKIASQVIATSNCTGHDVPPHILRCITYIKENLSSPISLDNMAREGGLSKSYFCREFKKTMGMTPMHFLSRLRIKRSKDLLRKNIPISAIAMNVGFNDLSSFNRHFRDMVGQTPTDFRKSHCPD
- a CDS encoding phosphate/phosphite/phosphonate ABC transporter substrate-binding protein; the protein is MSCLKVRHLCLILAFLYLLALPFQAFATEKVYTLAIVPNLPAVTLHKNWTPLVEHLSRQAGIKIELKLYDKITAFLEDTKGDHVDFMYAAPNMFYLAYQKQKYIPLVRGSNMLRGQVFVRKDSPYHQVKDLKGKTIAIVGPKNVCSVITRHALITGQQIDFNVSFSGSTINVAKSVLVGKADAGATLDSSMIDDFPEMQKEFRIIMKTPEVASHPFAAHPRVPKKIRDAVTKTLLDLDHTEQGRKMLKAVKLTAPIKADYQRDYAFFADVNFDLLDKQQSQ